One window of Gemmatimonadales bacterium genomic DNA carries:
- a CDS encoding glycosyltransferase family 4 protein — MRVVYVVPHATRGGAERVTMDLLALHGREAVEPVAIFLSEGPLVDEARRLGVPAEVLAAPRMRNLLAANRAKRRLARRLVELRAELVHGVMAWGHAYGGAAARLARIPAVWFQHDVPDFHHLVSLVAALTPARRIIANSVLTASAQRRFNPRRARIEVVHPGTRIPAEPRAVRRARGRKGLGFGEQEFLVGMVARLARGKGHATLLRAAQSLCHARGDARVIVAGGAQFGLDADYPGELQRLAASLGIADRVRFTGQTEATVDALSAVDVAVHVPDGPESYGLAVVEAMAAGTAVVAGDAGAVREIVEPGTTAVLVPTGDHEALATALLALHDDPALRDRIAAAGAEAAGARFDAGRMARRIEAIYRDAVA, encoded by the coding sequence GTGAGAGTCGTCTACGTCGTGCCCCACGCGACCCGCGGCGGCGCCGAGCGGGTCACCATGGACCTGCTCGCGCTCCACGGCCGGGAGGCGGTGGAGCCGGTGGCGATCTTCCTCAGCGAGGGGCCGCTGGTGGACGAGGCCCGGCGCCTCGGCGTCCCGGCGGAGGTGCTGGCCGCGCCCCGGATGCGCAACCTGCTCGCGGCCAACCGCGCCAAGCGCCGGCTGGCGCGGCGGCTGGTGGAGCTCAGGGCCGAGCTGGTGCACGGCGTGATGGCCTGGGGCCACGCCTACGGGGGCGCGGCGGCGCGCCTGGCGAGGATCCCCGCGGTGTGGTTCCAGCACGACGTGCCCGACTTCCACCACCTGGTGAGCCTGGTGGCGGCGCTGACCCCCGCGCGGCGCATCATCGCCAACTCCGTGCTCACCGCCAGCGCCCAGCGCCGCTTCAACCCGCGCCGTGCCAGGATCGAGGTCGTGCATCCCGGCACCCGCATCCCGGCGGAGCCGCGCGCCGTCCGTCGCGCCCGCGGCCGGAAGGGCCTGGGCTTCGGCGAGCAGGAGTTCCTCGTCGGGATGGTCGCGCGGCTCGCGCGCGGCAAGGGCCACGCGACCCTGCTCCGGGCCGCGCAGTCGCTGTGCCACGCGCGCGGCGACGCGCGGGTGATCGTGGCCGGCGGCGCGCAGTTCGGCCTCGACGCCGACTACCCCGGGGAGCTGCAGCGGCTCGCCGCCTCGCTCGGCATCGCCGACCGCGTGCGCTTCACCGGGCAGACCGAGGCCACCGTCGATGCCCTGAGCGCCGTGGACGTGGCGGTGCACGTGCCCGACGGGCCCGAGAGCTACGGGCTCGCCGTGGTGGAGGCGATGGCCGCCGGGACCGCCGTGGTGGCGGGCGACGCGGGCGCGGTGCGCGAGATCGTCGAGCCGGGCACGACCGCCGTGCTGGTCCCGACCGGCGACCACGAGGCGCTGGCCACCGCGCTGCTCGCGCTGCACGACGATCCCGCGCTGCGCGACCGGATCGCGGCGGCCGGCGCCGAGGCCGCCGGCGCGCGGTTCGACGCCGGCCGGATGGCGCGGCGCATCGAGGCCATCTACCGGGACGCCGTGGCGTGA
- a CDS encoding glycosyltransferase family 4 protein, producing the protein MRVALAIHHVRPGGGQDRYALELARRIGRVFDLDLITLGAEGELPPGVGVRLVRAPARPMLLTAPLFRLRAGALARAGRYDLVHTVGGALPGSQVVTAQFCAAEWRRLSPGMGWYQRLVSAQAVRDERAAYRHPALAAVIAVSRRTAAEVERHYGPLSAPVYVVPNAVDLEAFAPRRAASAPRARPRLLFVGAYERKGLDVAIRALARLAHDAELLAVGGGDRERHRRLAASLGVADRVVLQPPRADIAAVFADADVFVFPTRYEPFGMVIAEALASGLPVVTSARAGAADLIRDGVSGCVVPDPEDAAGFAAAVDRILDDGDARAAMSRAAREAVRDLTWDSVAAQTLAVYRSAAGAPAAGLPPRSVPGARAAAAGA; encoded by the coding sequence GTGAGGGTGGCGCTCGCCATCCACCACGTCAGACCCGGCGGCGGCCAGGACCGCTACGCGCTCGAGCTGGCCCGCCGCATCGGCCGCGTCTTCGATCTCGACCTCATCACGCTCGGCGCCGAGGGCGAGCTGCCGCCCGGCGTCGGCGTCAGGCTCGTGCGCGCGCCGGCCCGCCCGATGCTGCTCACCGCCCCGCTGTTCCGCCTCCGCGCCGGCGCCCTCGCGCGCGCGGGCCGCTACGACCTGGTGCACACGGTGGGCGGCGCGCTCCCCGGCTCGCAGGTGGTCACGGCCCAGTTCTGCGCCGCCGAGTGGCGGCGGCTGAGCCCCGGCATGGGCTGGTACCAGCGGCTGGTCTCGGCGCAGGCGGTGCGCGACGAGCGCGCGGCGTACCGGCACCCCGCGCTCGCGGCCGTGATCGCCGTCTCGCGCCGCACGGCCGCGGAGGTCGAGCGGCACTACGGCCCCCTGTCCGCGCCCGTCTACGTGGTGCCGAACGCGGTGGACCTCGAGGCCTTCGCGCCGCGGCGCGCCGCGAGCGCACCCCGCGCCAGACCGCGGCTGCTGTTCGTGGGCGCGTACGAGCGGAAGGGACTCGACGTGGCGATCCGCGCCCTGGCGCGGCTCGCGCACGACGCCGAGCTGCTGGCCGTGGGCGGCGGCGACCGCGAGCGCCACCGGCGCCTCGCCGCGTCGCTGGGCGTCGCCGACCGGGTCGTCCTCCAGCCGCCGCGCGCCGACATCGCCGCGGTGTTCGCGGACGCCGACGTGTTCGTGTTTCCGACCCGCTACGAGCCGTTCGGCATGGTGATCGCCGAGGCGCTCGCGTCCGGCCTGCCGGTCGTGACCAGCGCGCGGGCCGGGGCGGCCGACCTGATCCGCGACGGCGTGTCCGGCTGCGTGGTCCCCGACCCGGAGGACGCGGCGGGGTTCGCCGCCGCGGTGGACCGGATCCTCGACGACGGCGACGCGCGCGCGGCGATGTCGCGCGCCGCCCGCGAGGCGGTGCGGGACCTCACCTGGGATTCGGTCGCGGCCCAGACGCTCGCGGTCTACCGCTCCGCCGCCGGCGCGCCGGCCGCCGGCCTCCCGCCGCGTTCCGTGCCCGGCGCGCGGGCCGCCGCGGCGGGCGCGTGA
- a CDS encoding glycosyltransferase family 4 protein — MRPPLRVLFFVEGYTDIRFVVGLSEICDLTLAVAARPYAEGGLQARVAEAGLRIPVQPISGGRLAFQLASLRHLLRVARDFDVVLAQEMLRGALSANLAGRLRGVPVVTFTALPPLEYFRCRRERRQIGAAKALAGALAIRFLLRANGLMATRCVALGEYLRGVASRYCPRCVLGGYYGVDTDLFRPADAAERAALREKLDLPPDRFVIVLSSRISHEKDPETVLEAASIARARGLDAYVLNLGGGHRDFLALAHGMGLPGVDDWVSARPAVHPMHGLADYYRAADALAQASLAEGLGLAPLEALACGVPVVATAVGGMALTLAGRGRLTPRRDAPAMAEQLLWIAAHRDEARAQALAGREYVVREWSRAKAFGDLRRVLEEVAGRTAAGAGAELRGPRARAADRGGKAVAR, encoded by the coding sequence GTGAGGCCTCCGCTCCGGGTCCTGTTCTTCGTCGAGGGCTACACCGACATCCGGTTCGTCGTCGGGCTGAGCGAGATCTGCGATCTCACGCTCGCCGTGGCCGCGCGTCCCTACGCCGAGGGCGGCCTTCAGGCCCGCGTGGCCGAGGCCGGCCTCCGCATTCCCGTGCAGCCGATTTCCGGCGGGCGGCTGGCGTTCCAGCTCGCCTCGCTGCGCCACCTGCTCCGGGTGGCGCGCGACTTCGACGTCGTCCTCGCGCAGGAGATGCTGCGCGGCGCGCTCAGCGCCAACCTGGCCGGTCGGCTGCGCGGCGTGCCGGTGGTGACCTTCACGGCGCTCCCGCCCCTCGAGTACTTCCGCTGCCGGCGCGAGCGGCGGCAGATCGGCGCGGCGAAGGCGCTGGCCGGCGCGCTGGCGATCCGCTTCCTGCTGCGCGCCAACGGCCTGATGGCGACGCGCTGCGTCGCGCTGGGCGAGTACCTGCGCGGCGTGGCGTCGCGCTACTGCCCCCGCTGCGTCCTGGGCGGCTACTACGGCGTGGACACCGACCTGTTCCGCCCGGCCGACGCGGCGGAGCGCGCGGCCTTGCGCGAGAAACTCGACCTGCCGCCCGACCGTTTCGTGATCGTCCTCTCGAGCCGCATCAGCCACGAGAAGGACCCCGAGACCGTGCTCGAGGCGGCGTCCATCGCGCGCGCCCGCGGCCTCGACGCGTACGTGCTGAACCTGGGCGGCGGCCACCGGGACTTCCTCGCGCTGGCGCACGGGATGGGCCTGCCCGGCGTGGACGACTGGGTCTCCGCGCGACCCGCCGTGCACCCGATGCACGGCCTCGCGGACTACTATCGCGCGGCCGACGCGCTCGCCCAGGCGTCGCTGGCCGAAGGCCTCGGCCTGGCGCCGCTCGAGGCGCTGGCCTGCGGCGTGCCGGTGGTGGCCACGGCCGTGGGCGGGATGGCGCTCACGCTGGCGGGGCGCGGCCGGTTGACGCCGCGGCGCGACGCGCCGGCGATGGCCGAGCAGCTGCTCTGGATCGCGGCACACCGGGACGAGGCGCGCGCGCAGGCGCTCGCGGGCCGGGAGTACGTCGTGCGCGAGTGGAGCCGCGCCAAGGCGTTCGGCGACCTGCGCCGCGTGCTGGAGGAGGTCGCCGGCCGCACCGCGGCAGGCGCCGGCGCCGAGCTGCGCGGCCCGAGGGCGCGCGCGGCGGACCGAGGCGGGAAGGCGGTGGCGCGGTGA
- a CDS encoding glycosyltransferase family 1 protein translates to MSGVLAVPVLALEQWAGVDRYAAGLARYLPEAAQPAVARTLRGPRYVARYALYPLALWSYRPALVHVLDHSYAHCLASFPGVPSVVTVHDLQPLRVIERAGRSLRAAARGWLLGWVLDWVRRADRWITVSAFTAGEAVRLLDLPAERIRVVPHAVDETFLVRPSDEAVATRRRAWLGAAGAAGARVVLNVGTCVPRKNVEAAIRALGVLRREGVDAHLVQIGGRFERSHVDAAAAAGVGPFVHQEPSVTEDALVAAYYAADAVVLPSTYEGFGVPAIEALATGAPVVTSGAGGLAEAVGDAALVVEPEPAALAGALARVLGDEDLRRTLVERGRARTRAYTWDAVAAKIRSVYAELLPTTYNLQPTNRP, encoded by the coding sequence GTGAGCGGTGTGCTGGCCGTGCCGGTCCTCGCGCTGGAGCAGTGGGCCGGCGTGGATCGCTACGCGGCGGGGCTCGCCCGCTACCTGCCCGAGGCCGCGCAGCCCGCCGTGGCGCGCACCCTGCGCGGGCCGCGCTACGTCGCGCGATACGCCCTCTACCCGCTGGCCCTGTGGAGCTACCGGCCGGCGCTGGTCCACGTGCTGGACCATTCCTACGCCCACTGCCTCGCGTCGTTTCCGGGCGTGCCCTCCGTCGTCACCGTGCACGATCTCCAGCCGCTGCGGGTGATCGAGCGCGCGGGGCGCTCGCTGCGCGCCGCCGCCCGCGGCTGGCTGCTCGGCTGGGTGCTGGACTGGGTGCGACGGGCCGACCGCTGGATCACCGTGAGCGCGTTCACGGCCGGGGAAGCCGTGCGCCTGCTGGACCTGCCCGCGGAGCGGATCCGGGTTGTCCCGCACGCGGTGGACGAGACCTTCCTGGTGCGACCGTCGGACGAAGCGGTGGCCACGCGGCGGCGCGCCTGGCTCGGCGCGGCGGGGGCGGCCGGGGCGCGCGTGGTGCTGAACGTCGGGACCTGCGTGCCGCGCAAGAACGTCGAGGCCGCGATCCGCGCGCTGGGGGTCCTGCGCCGGGAGGGCGTGGACGCGCACCTGGTGCAGATCGGCGGGCGGTTCGAGCGGTCGCACGTCGACGCGGCAGCCGCGGCCGGGGTCGGCCCGTTCGTGCACCAGGAGCCCTCGGTGACGGAGGATGCGCTGGTCGCGGCCTACTACGCGGCGGACGCGGTGGTGCTGCCCTCGACCTACGAGGGCTTCGGGGTGCCGGCGATCGAGGCGCTGGCGACGGGCGCGCCCGTGGTGACGAGCGGGGCCGGCGGCCTGGCGGAGGCGGTGGGCGACGCGGCGCTGGTCGTCGAGCCCGAGCCCGCGGCGCTGGCGGGCGCGCTCGCCCGCGTGCTGGGGGACGAGGACCTGCGCCGCACGCTCGTCGAGCGCGGCCGGGCGCGGACGCGCGCCTACACCTGGGACGCGGTGGCGGCCAAGATCCGCTCGGTGTACGCCGAGCTGCTGCCCACAACCTACAACCTGCAGCCCACCAACCGTCCTTGA